The following DNA comes from Thermovirga sp..
CTGTTAAGAGTGATGAGCCAGCAGTTTTTCGGTGGGATGGATTCCTTCACCCTCATGGCCATCCCCTTCTTCATCCTGGCTGGGATCCTGATGAACCGATCGGGATTGACCGACCGCCTGCTCGACTTCTGTCGCCTCCTGGTCGGCTCCGTACGGGGTGGACTTGGATATGTAAACGTGGTGGGAAGCATCATCCTCGCGGGGGTTAACGGTTCCGCCGTGGCCGACGCTTCGGCCCTGGGTTCGATCCTTATTCCCGCCATGGTCAAAGATGGCTTCTCCCCCGCCTATTCGGCAGGTCTCACCGCGGGAAGCGCCCTTATCGGACCGATCATACCCCCGAGCATCTTCATGATCATTTACGCCACCATGACCAACACGTCCATCGGGGGACTTTTCGCCGCGGGAATACTCCCGGGGTTGGTCCTTGGAGGAGCCTTCATGATCATGAACTATTTTTATTCCCTCAAGTACCACGTCCCCGTCGCCGACTTCACCGATGTTCGCAAACGAAAAAAGGAGATCCTGGCCAGATCGATGGTGGCCCTTCTCGCCCCGGTGATCATCCTCGGAGGGATCATCACCGGGATAGTGACGCCGACGGAATCCGGTGCCCTGGCGGTGGCCTACTGCCTTGCGACGGGTGTTTTTTATACCAGGCAACTGACGTGGAAAGTCCTTGGGGAATCCCTTTACGAAACGGTCCGTCTTACCAGTTCGATATTCCTCATCATGGGAGCCGCTACGGTTATAGGCTGGCTCCTGAAATGGGAACAGATCCCCCAGCGCTTCGCCACCCTGGTGCTTCAAGCGGGCCTTGTGGACAAACCCTCGCTCCTCATGGTGGTGCTGAGCGCGGTGATATTCCCTATCGGGATGTTCATGGAGGAAGTATCCACTCTTACCCTTCTTACCCCCATTTTCACGCCCATTGCCATGAAAGCCAGTATCGACCCCTTTCAGTTCGGCGTGGTGATGACATTGAACGTGACCATAGCTCTTATCACGCCCCCGATGGGCGCCTGCAACTATGTCGTGGCGGCGGTCGGGAAGGTGAAGCTTACCGACGTTTTTGTCCACATCTGGCCTTTCATAGGCGTGGCGCTCATTGTTTTGATGGTGGTCATAACCTTCCCCTTCCTGACCACCTTGATCCCGGGGATCATGAAACTCTAGAGAGCTCCAGGGAGGTGACCAAAAGGGAAACCGTAAAAAAATGGCCGTCCATTGTCCAGGACAGGCTTTTCGACTGGGGAAAAGCACAGGCCCTGCCGATAGAAGATTGCAGGGAGGAACTGGTCCCCGCCAGCCTGGTGCCGGACAAACTCCTGGTACATCCCATATACTTCCTGAACGGTATCGAGGGGGCCCTGCCGGAATGTTACATCCGGCGAGGTGTCCTTTTATTGCTTTTGGAAGCGGCCGACCTGCTACCGCCCGGATTCCGACTGGTG
Coding sequences within:
- a CDS encoding TRAP transporter large permease, which codes for MLIVFLVLMVLGLPLFLSLLSAALVGILILGDLSLLRVMSQQFFGGMDSFTLMAIPFFILAGILMNRSGLTDRLLDFCRLLVGSVRGGLGYVNVVGSIILAGVNGSAVADASALGSILIPAMVKDGFSPAYSAGLTAGSALIGPIIPPSIFMIIYATMTNTSIGGLFAAGILPGLVLGGAFMIMNYFYSLKYHVPVADFTDVRKRKKEILARSMVALLAPVIILGGIITGIVTPTESGALAVAYCLATGVFYTRQLTWKVLGESLYETVRLTSSIFLIMGAATVIGWLLKWEQIPQRFATLVLQAGLVDKPSLLMVVLSAVIFPIGMFMEEVSTLTLLTPIFTPIAMKASIDPFQFGVVMTLNVTIALITPPMGACNYVVAAVGKVKLTDVFVHIWPFIGVALIVLMVVITFPFLTTLIPGIMKL
- a CDS encoding M15 family metallopeptidase; protein product: MTKRETVKKWPSIVQDRLFDWGKAQALPIEDCREELVPASLVPDKLLVHPIYFLNGIEGALPECYIRRGVLLLLLEAADLLPPGFRLVLLDGWRPVSLQSALFDKYCEELRETMPFKDNDEINLLASRFVAFPSTQIERPSPHLTGGAIDITIADDKGLCLFMGS